In a genomic window of Desulfopila inferna:
- a CDS encoding SPFH domain-containing protein: MQSEKPGKMFQRGFILKILRRTVAAILLLGFVYGIVAAIYATKTIFKVKENYAVVLEKFGGKRDAVTDVGWHVRLPFFTRIEQEVTLMNQTMFLGGEIAPLRIISRENVALWTSGLLTYRIRDLDQWAIENLLPMTLLQGDYDGIVKDILQAQSLNNLISDREEIKEEIFLALKSRPINEGGPSLEQKYGIDVVSFVLRDTRFGDQLIAASEEKKRRELIAEGENYAASQEADRIRKLYAAYLEGISALQEGLGSRQDASTDQALLQFLAQQKWADAYEKNQAGQNTVVIQSSGNTTPVTLPLPAIDKAKNKARNRDKDVDTE; the protein is encoded by the coding sequence ATGCAATCCGAAAAACCCGGTAAAATGTTCCAGAGAGGTTTCATCCTGAAAATCCTGCGCCGCACCGTTGCGGCCATACTTCTTTTGGGATTTGTCTATGGTATTGTTGCCGCCATTTATGCGACCAAAACCATCTTCAAGGTAAAAGAAAACTATGCCGTCGTTTTGGAGAAATTTGGCGGTAAACGTGATGCGGTGACCGATGTCGGCTGGCATGTCCGGCTGCCGTTTTTCACCCGCATAGAACAGGAGGTCACGCTGATGAACCAGACCATGTTCCTGGGAGGTGAGATTGCACCCCTGCGTATTATCTCTCGGGAAAATGTCGCCCTGTGGACCTCCGGGCTGCTCACTTACAGAATCAGAGACCTTGACCAGTGGGCCATTGAAAATCTACTTCCCATGACCCTTCTCCAGGGCGATTACGATGGAATCGTCAAGGATATTCTGCAAGCCCAGTCCCTCAATAACCTGATCAGTGATCGCGAAGAGATCAAAGAGGAAATATTTCTGGCGCTGAAGTCCCGCCCTATCAACGAAGGTGGGCCATCTCTTGAACAGAAGTATGGGATAGATGTGGTCAGCTTTGTCCTGCGCGACACCCGCTTCGGAGACCAGCTCATAGCAGCATCGGAGGAGAAAAAACGCCGCGAGCTGATAGCAGAAGGTGAAAACTATGCAGCGAGCCAGGAGGCCGACAGAATAAGGAAACTCTATGCCGCCTATCTGGAAGGCATCAGTGCCCTGCAGGAAGGACTCGGCAGCCGGCAGGACGCCTCCACCGATCAGGCATTGCTCCAGTTTCTGGCCCAGCAGAAATGGGCGGACGCCTATGAGAAAAACCAGGCCGGCCAGAATACCGTGGTTATCCAAAGCAGCGGAAATACAACGCCGGTTACTCTGCCTCTGCCTGCCATTGACAAAGCCAAAAACAAAGCCAGAAACAGAGACAAAGACGTGGACACAGAGTAA
- a CDS encoding AAA family ATPase, with translation MPKRYTKKIYYVCLPEKRIAEIESLIDSWSYDTKEFMRARLNQYTPPQGPIHRIYTSIKKLFYLKKEKNFIILREPAILTDWQRRFELSGETIPRKAWNNILEKEVSRKDHALMLAILNRELSDVHIPEEFAELLEKIYKAHIRKEYISDPQVPKAPLVLLTGSSGSGKTATAIEAIEQIIFSKDVRPEVDLAQKKANVMASLPVWKSLEEVDPELALEIERRKKLKVYQFLSSLPLVRLIFKKHISRHLNELEEQHLLVDYSRITPNDYQTALSGEPGNYLKKAFGAANRTSIRHLEEAHSAFARTENSGSGGVERQQRTLVDTSNIIIDEIINGSRDCLLIATSDKPEVFDSAIYRRFVEKGIIIDVSEYWMKKNNLLEIIRIELRRNNIRTYAGKTRRQGETTLLNYEDLNLAVGKFYAIFAERALQVTPAYVRKLVSFLISIKGDFRTEYLDDSLLVRNAFELVAKNSFGDLFKKVVDRIDRTTHWNDYIGEIKDTFSEMANNCLLYNVSEEKGVVLNGPPGSGKTFLVRSWLSENTKIHDISTSPSALHNPSDPVDGTVANLTKVYDIAKMIAPTVVFFDEGDSLAPKRSSTGGSPSDRLTNKFLSIVDGEQPYSKVFTVLTTNRLDLLDPALIRSKRLKVLEISGQLGQRDISAIIHAALQDIPRADDLTPEAIIAAAKGVCNTPADYAAFVDKALSLRSTELTVLKKFQSISSLSKEKQQKFLTFNLKTISGIIDALGGNPELQLALKESPGAFLDHYSEAKELFSSVSDEKDYPLGQSHLRNVRKEISQSPIRRGKVELDTFLEAELSQEPQIGFIVGVGASDVDGVLLPIATSLTYGLTSERVLVTGAVSASGSATAQMEMAVKMTEQSAQEALTLVKNYFQALDHEISMAKLLGRFLSKMTIHHQLLSASYNVGGPSAGYALALNTLSAILHIPIYNDFGITGAPWTKGVTKSAVGGSVIIGGHKKKTEKVLQYLRRMYMPSQNYNSLEIDFLINYWLQNKDILGVTHFGDLVPETIWLNEEYEKLVQELTEQRIKFKLNKYQHNISEEAAKENIIRLKSMLRQKAEKEIVRKLRAIRNHLQNPNHDPLSSLDSIFREKNPTVKQVVGVFDPLKEYVKMSRLRWKKS, from the coding sequence ATGCCTAAACGATATACCAAAAAAATATATTATGTATGCCTGCCTGAAAAGCGCATCGCCGAAATCGAATCACTGATTGATTCCTGGTCCTACGACACCAAAGAATTTATGCGGGCCCGGCTCAACCAGTACACCCCACCACAGGGACCGATTCACAGGATCTACACCTCCATCAAAAAGCTTTTCTACCTGAAAAAAGAGAAAAACTTCATCATCCTTCGTGAACCGGCCATACTGACGGACTGGCAGCGCCGCTTTGAACTCTCCGGCGAGACAATTCCCCGGAAAGCCTGGAACAACATACTTGAAAAGGAGGTCAGCAGGAAAGACCACGCCCTGATGCTCGCTATTCTTAACAGGGAGCTCTCCGATGTACATATCCCGGAAGAATTTGCCGAACTCCTCGAGAAGATCTATAAAGCGCATATTCGCAAGGAATATATCTCCGACCCACAGGTTCCCAAAGCTCCGCTGGTGCTGCTTACCGGCTCCAGCGGCAGCGGCAAGACCGCTACTGCAATCGAAGCGATAGAGCAGATAATCTTTTCCAAGGATGTTCGTCCGGAAGTTGACCTGGCTCAGAAGAAAGCCAATGTCATGGCCTCCCTGCCTGTGTGGAAATCACTTGAAGAAGTGGATCCAGAACTTGCCCTGGAAATCGAACGCCGGAAAAAGCTCAAGGTATACCAATTTCTCTCCAGTCTGCCGTTGGTCAGGCTGATTTTCAAAAAGCATATCAGCCGTCATCTCAACGAACTTGAGGAGCAGCACCTGCTTGTCGACTATTCACGCATCACTCCCAATGATTATCAGACCGCACTTTCCGGCGAGCCCGGCAACTATCTGAAAAAGGCCTTTGGCGCAGCCAACCGCACTTCGATCAGACATCTGGAAGAGGCTCACAGCGCCTTCGCCCGCACCGAAAATTCCGGTTCGGGAGGAGTGGAGAGACAGCAGCGCACTCTGGTTGACACCTCAAATATCATCATCGATGAGATTATCAATGGCAGCAGAGACTGTCTGCTTATCGCCACCTCTGACAAGCCGGAGGTTTTCGACTCTGCCATCTACCGTCGATTTGTGGAAAAAGGCATTATCATAGATGTTTCGGAATATTGGATGAAGAAGAACAATCTTCTCGAAATAATTCGGATTGAGCTGAGGAGAAACAATATTCGCACCTATGCGGGGAAAACGCGGCGGCAGGGTGAGACAACATTGCTCAACTATGAAGATCTCAATCTGGCGGTAGGTAAATTTTATGCGATTTTTGCTGAAAGAGCGCTGCAGGTCACACCTGCCTATGTGCGAAAACTGGTCAGTTTTCTTATCAGCATCAAAGGAGATTTCCGCACCGAATATTTGGATGATTCACTGCTGGTGCGGAATGCCTTCGAACTCGTGGCCAAAAATTCCTTCGGGGATCTTTTCAAGAAGGTGGTAGACCGCATTGACCGGACAACCCATTGGAACGACTATATCGGCGAAATCAAAGACACCTTTTCCGAAATGGCCAACAACTGTCTGCTCTATAATGTCAGCGAAGAAAAAGGAGTAGTTTTAAACGGTCCTCCCGGCAGCGGCAAAACCTTCCTGGTCAGATCATGGCTCAGCGAAAACACCAAGATTCACGATATCTCGACCAGCCCCAGTGCCTTGCACAATCCATCTGATCCTGTCGACGGCACCGTTGCCAATCTAACCAAAGTCTACGATATCGCCAAGATGATCGCTCCCACCGTGGTCTTTTTCGATGAAGGCGATTCGCTTGCTCCAAAAAGAAGCAGTACCGGAGGTTCTCCTTCCGACCGGCTGACAAATAAATTCCTTTCCATCGTTGATGGAGAACAACCCTACTCCAAAGTATTCACTGTGCTGACTACAAACCGGCTCGATTTGCTCGATCCGGCCCTTATACGTTCCAAGAGACTTAAGGTGCTCGAAATTTCGGGTCAGCTAGGTCAAAGAGACATCAGCGCCATTATCCACGCCGCCCTGCAGGACATTCCCCGGGCCGATGATTTAACGCCGGAAGCTATCATTGCTGCTGCCAAGGGAGTATGCAACACTCCCGCAGATTATGCCGCCTTCGTCGACAAGGCTCTCTCGCTCAGATCCACCGAGTTGACTGTTCTAAAAAAATTCCAGTCCATTTCCTCCCTCTCCAAGGAGAAGCAGCAGAAATTTCTCACATTCAACCTGAAAACAATCAGCGGCATTATCGATGCGCTTGGCGGCAATCCCGAATTACAGCTCGCGTTGAAAGAATCTCCGGGGGCATTCCTTGATCATTACAGTGAAGCCAAGGAACTCTTCTCCTCTGTCTCTGACGAAAAAGATTATCCTCTCGGCCAATCGCATCTTCGTAATGTGCGCAAGGAGATTTCCCAAAGCCCGATCAGGCGCGGCAAGGTGGAGCTTGATACTTTTCTGGAGGCGGAACTGAGCCAGGAACCGCAGATAGGATTTATCGTTGGGGTTGGTGCAAGTGATGTTGACGGCGTACTCCTCCCCATAGCAACCAGTCTTACCTATGGCCTCACTTCGGAAAGAGTATTGGTAACCGGTGCAGTTTCAGCCTCCGGTTCAGCAACCGCCCAGATGGAAATGGCGGTAAAAATGACCGAACAATCCGCTCAAGAGGCGCTGACCCTGGTAAAAAACTATTTCCAGGCCCTTGATCATGAAATCAGTATGGCCAAGCTCCTCGGCCGATTTCTTTCAAAAATGACCATTCACCATCAGCTGCTTTCAGCCTCCTATAATGTCGGCGGTCCCTCTGCGGGCTATGCCCTGGCACTCAACACCCTTTCGGCCATCCTGCATATCCCTATCTACAATGACTTCGGCATAACCGGCGCACCCTGGACCAAAGGCGTCACTAAATCCGCAGTCGGCGGTTCTGTGATCATTGGCGGCCACAAGAAAAAAACAGAAAAGGTACTGCAGTACCTCCGCAGAATGTATATGCCCAGTCAGAACTACAACAGCCTTGAAATCGATTTTCTGATTAATTACTGGCTGCAGAACAAGGATATTCTAGGAGTGACTCACTTTGGCGATCTGGTACCGGAAACGATCTGGCTGAACGAAGAATATGAAAAGCTTGTGCAGGAATTGACGGAGCAGCGCATCAAATTCAAGCTGAACAAATATCAGCACAATATTTCCGAAGAGGCTGCCAAGGAAAATATTATCAGGCTTAAATCAATGCTGCGGCAGAAGGCGGAAAAAGAGATAGTCCGTAAATTGCGGGCGATACGCAATCACCTGCAAAACCCCAACCATGATCCGCTCTCTTCTCTGGACTCCATCTTCAGGGAGAAAAATCCAACGGTTAAACAGGTGGTTGGCGTATTCGATCCGCTCAAGGAATATGTAAAAATGAGCCGTTTAAGATGGAAGAAAAGCTGA
- a CDS encoding Sfum_1244 family protein has translation MTISLQDKSIIEDIQHNCHISDARDHGIYSMCTMVLKLRNLYKWEHDLEPWEEAEPADLLDWIDCKENYWSSIADESFRLLGVNGKTYSPDNLMDVNRLFSGDGLVYGAGYGRSMKSVFFLADKLEERNVAGCPVIILGRERAREMASPFAMAQDGVVYIRRDSLRYFLWDQIQELRSSLRVPFRHTLKLYGLLKEGELDQEGLKEKLDTIVDEEMNVFIYHEVGEILQDTLQSATLEKIVRRFPGSAIELVCRSIKDILADTHPQGLLSYITRERRETSLGLYMSLLEGVRKILFPELAEAWESFSQDNNWSHIEDAAVRCRNKNMELAEKVLAISRRIEKDPDDFVQNLFNSRIIAPLGLDTAQ, from the coding sequence ATGACGATATCACTTCAGGATAAAAGTATAATCGAAGATATACAGCACAACTGTCATATTTCAGATGCCAGGGATCACGGCATCTATTCCATGTGCACCATGGTGCTCAAGCTTCGCAATCTCTACAAATGGGAGCATGACCTTGAGCCATGGGAGGAGGCGGAGCCAGCCGATCTGCTTGACTGGATCGATTGCAAGGAAAATTACTGGAGTTCCATTGCCGATGAGTCGTTTCGCTTGCTCGGTGTCAATGGGAAAACCTATTCACCTGATAATCTGATGGACGTAAACCGGCTCTTTTCCGGTGACGGACTGGTTTATGGGGCCGGATACGGCCGTTCGATGAAGTCCGTTTTCTTTCTTGCCGACAAACTTGAGGAGCGCAATGTCGCCGGCTGTCCCGTAATAATACTGGGGAGGGAAAGAGCCAGAGAAATGGCCAGTCCCTTCGCCATGGCCCAGGATGGAGTAGTATATATTCGCAGGGATTCCCTGCGCTACTTTCTCTGGGACCAGATTCAGGAGTTGCGCTCTTCGCTTAGAGTACCATTCCGTCATACCCTGAAACTGTACGGCCTGCTGAAAGAGGGCGAACTTGATCAGGAGGGACTTAAGGAAAAGCTCGATACCATCGTCGATGAAGAAATGAATGTGTTTATTTATCATGAAGTGGGCGAGATTTTACAGGATACGTTGCAGAGTGCAACGCTGGAAAAAATAGTCCGTCGATTCCCGGGCTCCGCTATAGAGCTGGTTTGCCGCTCAATAAAGGATATTCTCGCCGATACTCACCCCCAGGGTCTTCTCTCATACATCACCAGGGAACGGCGTGAAACCTCCCTGGGCTTGTATATGAGCCTTCTTGAAGGCGTGCGCAAGATTTTGTTTCCCGAGCTGGCCGAAGCCTGGGAAAGCTTCAGCCAAGATAATAACTGGAGCCATATCGAAGATGCCGCTGTCCGCTGCAGAAATAAAAATATGGAACTGGCTGAGAAAGTTCTGGCAATTTCCCGAAGAATAGAAAAAGATCCCGACGATTTTGTTCAGAACCTCTTTAACAGCCGGATTATTGCACCGCTGGGGCTCGACACTGCTCAATAA
- a CDS encoding AMP-binding protein, translating to MVEGTEVRMTLNYIIDSSCDKYGDEPAIGMAMTAPLSYREFHGRILSLAAKMMREGVKKGDHVAILAENSHNWGTVYLAVVRTGAIAVPILPDLPEADVHHILNEMKVKLLFTTQRQIDKVYELKQKLKGPIITLDDYVGISGVLEITKFSDYLEEAEKQFEEHAGKDATQFPSVEEDDIASILYTSGTSGYSKAVMLSHKNLTSNAYAASGLAELKVGHVFLSILPISHTYEFTCGFILPLIKGCRIAYAGKTPTPAILQKLCQHERPDVIFAVPLVLEKIYKKRIVAKIEGSKALKLFCRMGLGQKIIYKRIGKKLLEFFGGKLMFMGVGGAALNPDVEKFLVTAGFPYLIGYGLTESAPLLAGGPLGDPTIVPGSTGKPIPGVEITIKDPDPQTGIGEICGCGPNIMKGYYDDEEGTAEVISKDGWLSTGDLGFLDDAGNLYIRGRSKNVIVMSNGENVYPETIEHKINGYGWVVEALVVENNGQLDAWIYPDYELIDEQTADQARSKRQEYVDKLMEDMRKELNSQLSTASRISKIFERREPFIKTATHKIKRYLYDGQSMVP from the coding sequence GAGTGAAAAAAGGCGACCATGTTGCAATTCTCGCCGAAAATTCTCATAACTGGGGTACTGTCTATCTTGCCGTGGTTCGGACCGGGGCTATTGCTGTCCCTATCCTGCCGGATCTTCCCGAGGCCGATGTTCATCATATCCTCAATGAAATGAAAGTTAAGCTTCTCTTTACCACTCAGAGACAGATAGATAAGGTATATGAGCTCAAACAGAAACTTAAGGGTCCCATTATTACTCTTGACGATTATGTTGGAATTTCGGGCGTTCTGGAAATTACCAAATTTTCAGATTACCTTGAGGAGGCCGAGAAACAGTTTGAGGAGCATGCCGGGAAAGACGCAACGCAATTTCCGTCAGTCGAAGAGGATGATATCGCCTCGATTCTCTATACTTCGGGAACTTCAGGCTATTCAAAAGCGGTAATGCTGTCCCACAAGAATCTTACCTCGAACGCCTATGCAGCCTCAGGACTTGCGGAGTTGAAGGTGGGCCATGTGTTCCTTTCGATCCTGCCTATTTCGCACACCTATGAATTTACCTGCGGTTTTATTCTGCCGTTGATAAAAGGGTGTCGCATAGCCTATGCCGGCAAGACCCCGACGCCTGCGATTTTGCAGAAGCTTTGTCAACATGAACGACCTGATGTCATTTTTGCCGTTCCCCTGGTCTTGGAGAAAATATATAAAAAACGGATAGTCGCCAAGATAGAAGGCAGCAAGGCTCTGAAGCTGTTCTGCAGGATGGGCTTAGGGCAGAAAATTATCTACAAGCGGATAGGCAAAAAACTGCTTGAGTTCTTCGGTGGCAAACTGATGTTCATGGGAGTAGGCGGAGCAGCCCTCAATCCCGATGTCGAAAAATTTCTGGTAACTGCCGGATTTCCCTATCTGATCGGTTATGGTCTGACCGAATCGGCACCGCTTCTTGCCGGAGGTCCTCTTGGTGATCCCACCATTGTGCCCGGTTCCACCGGGAAGCCTATCCCGGGCGTGGAGATAACCATTAAAGATCCTGACCCGCAGACAGGAATTGGTGAGATTTGTGGCTGTGGACCAAATATAATGAAAGGATATTACGATGATGAGGAGGGGACAGCGGAGGTGATCAGCAAAGATGGCTGGCTTTCCACCGGTGACCTGGGATTCCTCGATGATGCCGGCAATCTTTATATTCGCGGCAGATCCAAGAATGTCATTGTCATGTCCAACGGCGAGAACGTCTATCCGGAAACCATTGAGCATAAAATAAACGGTTACGGCTGGGTTGTAGAGGCTTTGGTAGTTGAGAATAACGGTCAACTGGATGCCTGGATTTATCCTGATTACGAACTGATCGACGAGCAAACCGCCGATCAGGCCCGCAGTAAACGCCAGGAATATGTCGATAAGCTTATGGAGGATATGCGCAAGGAACTCAACAGTCAGCTTTCCACCGCTTCACGGATCAGCAAAATATTTGAAAGACGCGAACCTTTTATCAAAACGGCAACACATAAGATCAAACGATATCTTTATGACGGGCAGAGCATGGTGCCCTGA